One genomic window of Mycteria americana isolate JAX WOST 10 ecotype Jacksonville Zoo and Gardens chromosome Z, USCA_MyAme_1.0, whole genome shotgun sequence includes the following:
- the LOC142422018 gene encoding programmed cell death 1 ligand 2-like, producing MFEILTMLLLETQLCVVSALFTVEVPQQLYIVEYGSNVTMECRFPANGSLNLGLLTVVWEQKRQGQSKSKEVYTFRNGKAFPPSQHRDYRGRAALLQSELKLGRAILQITSVKITDAGSYLCLIDYQGVDYKYITLEVKASYKRINTQVMRKPGEDKFVFTCQSEGFPLAEVFWQNEKKFNLSGSANTTYTLTADGLYNVTSILTFKPNMNENYSCVFWNKELNGETSAHISTLALISTQYSGQKSLILFIIPTCVMVAVLPSALMIFQKRKSLKNRQPKKDRKRKLNPNLKDENGDDFNSQTEALYLSTVTASRDSGSVGL from the exons ATGTTCGAGATCCTCACAATGCTGTTGCTGGAAACGCAGCTCTGTGTGGTTTCAG CTTTATTTACAGTTGAAGTTCCTCAACAGCTATACATTGTGGAATATGGGAGCAATGTGACCATGGAATGCAGATTCCCTGCGAACGGCTCGTTAAACCTAGGACTCCTGACTGTTGTTTGGGAGCAAAAAAGGCAGGGCCAGTCGAAATCAAAAGAGGTGTACACATTCCGCAATGGGAAGGCATTCCCTCCATCCCAGCATCGCGACTACAGAGGAAGAGCAGCACTTCTGCAGAGTGAACTGAAATTGGGACGAGCTATCCTTCAGATCACCAGCGTGAAGATCACAGATGCGGGATCATACCTTTGTCTCATTGACTACCAGGGTGTAGACTACAAGTACATTACTTTGGAAGTAAAAG CATCCTACAAGAGAATAAACACTCAAGTAATGAGAAAACCAGGTGAAGACAAGTTTGTTTTTACATGCCAGTCAGAAGGCTTTCCTCTGGCAGAGGTTTTCTggcaaaatgagaagaaattcaATCTCAGTGGATCTGCAAATACCACCTACACACTGACTGCAGACGGCCTCTACAATGTCACCAGCATCCTGACATTCAAACCAAATATGAATGAGAACTACAGCTGCGTGTTCTGGAATAAAGAACTGAATGGAGAAACTTCAGCTCACATTTCCACTTTAG CTTTAATAAGTACACAGTATAGCGGACAAAAATCCCTGATCTTATTTATCATCCCCACGTGTGTGATGGTAGCCGTCCTTCCCTCTGCACTAATGatctttcaaaagagaaaatcacTCAAGAATCGGCAACCCAAGAAAG acaggaaaagaaaactgaaccCTAACCTGAAAGATGAGAATG gagATGATTTTAACTCCCAAACTGAGGCTTTATACTTGTCAACTGTCACAGCTTCAAGAGACAGTGGGAGTGTGGGTCTGTGA